Proteins found in one Deinococcus cellulosilyticus NBRC 106333 = KACC 11606 genomic segment:
- a CDS encoding bacteriocin immunity protein: MHGSPPPDQKGYHGQMNIRPHLLPPELDLELVGQVAELAADLQDEPENPESSRLLEFNRLTGQNYTHSHFRGLSGSIDAHDFAEIALSPVDHFEDVQDEEFLEIIRFLLEGLGSERDLGYWLEFLQRHLPHPSPSDLIFQAELSPEDILHQLKTYPPIVL, from the coding sequence ATGCACGGATCACCCCCTCCAGACCAGAAGGGTTACCATGGACAGATGAACATCCGTCCCCATCTGCTCCCGCCTGAACTCGACCTTGAACTCGTGGGACAGGTGGCTGAACTTGCTGCCGATCTGCAGGACGAACCTGAAAACCCGGAATCGTCACGGCTGCTGGAGTTCAATCGGCTGACCGGGCAAAATTACACCCACAGTCATTTTCGTGGGCTTTCGGGGTCCATCGATGCACATGACTTTGCTGAGATTGCCCTCAGTCCTGTTGACCATTTCGAGGATGTACAGGATGAGGAGTTTCTGGAAATCATCCGTTTTCTGCTGGAAGGTCTGGGGTCAGAGCGGGATCTGGGCTACTGGCTGGAATTCCTGCAGCGGCACCTCCCCCATCCTTCCCCAAGCGATCTGATCTTTCAGGCAGAGCTTTCCCCTGAAGACATCTTGCACCAGCTGAAAACGTATCCTCCCATTGTGCTTTGA
- a CDS encoding DUF4127 family protein, translating to MKRLLISAALLSSFASAQIALLPLDSRPVNRVYPVKLASLKDKETRVLPWYRLGRGQTSGDIEIMHEWIMQQTDAEVLIVSLDSVAYGGLVQSRGVDLPAETAIERLKVVREWKEKTGKPVYASITIPRHPDAKFRERNLTVIREMMQWAKEGVFTDLRVTWDDAVTGSPAVKEAESLKPLLAPNIRLYPGADEVASALVASYLSPEPRTLRVVFSDPAKAKEVIKYDGLPLIDSVKLHAGSVGFQVVEENADLTLFVFNGSKQDPRFTAIALNRLSGPLSVVDINRVNQGTVRLWKDLTTLKRTPDLMSLSGWGTPGNNLGTALAHAKLALSGVDPEKQQETLAYEYANDVLFSALLRPDIRKHFQENQMGSKEAWEYLQKVIPELKLFSGYVIKGAGLPWDRSFEWEFDVEKAEP from the coding sequence ATGAAACGCCTGCTGATTTCTGCTGCATTGCTCTCTTCTTTTGCCTCTGCCCAGATTGCGTTGTTGCCGCTGGACAGCCGTCCGGTGAATCGGGTTTACCCGGTCAAACTGGCCTCCCTGAAAGACAAAGAAACCCGCGTCCTTCCCTGGTACCGTCTGGGAAGAGGTCAGACTTCGGGAGACATCGAGATCATGCATGAATGGATCATGCAGCAGACCGATGCAGAAGTGCTCATCGTTTCACTGGACAGTGTGGCTTATGGGGGTCTGGTCCAGTCCAGAGGGGTGGACCTGCCTGCAGAAACCGCCATCGAGCGCCTGAAAGTGGTGCGGGAATGGAAGGAGAAAACCGGGAAACCCGTGTATGCCAGCATCACCATTCCCAGGCACCCCGATGCAAAATTCCGGGAACGCAACCTGACCGTGATCCGCGAGATGATGCAGTGGGCCAAAGAGGGGGTGTTCACCGACTTGCGGGTCACCTGGGACGATGCCGTGACAGGCTCCCCTGCCGTCAAAGAAGCAGAGTCCCTGAAGCCCTTGCTGGCCCCAAACATCCGCCTGTATCCGGGGGCAGACGAGGTGGCAAGTGCACTGGTCGCCAGTTACCTGAGTCCAGAACCCAGAACCCTGCGTGTGGTCTTCTCTGACCCGGCAAAAGCAAAAGAAGTCATCAAGTACGACGGTCTCCCCCTGATTGACAGCGTGAAACTGCATGCAGGGAGTGTGGGTTTTCAGGTGGTGGAAGAAAACGCCGACCTGACCCTGTTTGTGTTCAACGGCTCAAAACAGGACCCAAGATTTACAGCCATTGCTCTGAACCGCCTGAGTGGCCCCCTCAGTGTGGTGGACATCAACCGGGTGAACCAGGGCACCGTGCGCCTGTGGAAGGACCTCACCACCCTGAAACGCACCCCTGATCTCATGAGCCTCTCCGGGTGGGGCACCCCTGGCAACAACCTGGGCACGGCTCTCGCCCATGCCAAACTGGCCCTTTCTGGCGTGGACCCCGAGAAACAGCAGGAAACCCTGGCTTACGAGTACGCCAACGATGTGCTTTTCAGTGCACTCCTCAGACCGGACATCCGCAAGCACTTCCAGGAAAACCAGATGGGATCAAAAGAAGCCTGGGAATACCTGCAGAAAGTCATTCCAGAATTGAAACTCTTCTCTGGGTATGTGATCAAAGGGGCTGGACTCCCCTGGGACCGTTCTTTCGAGTGGGAATTTGATGTGGAAAAAGCAGAGCCCTGA
- a CDS encoding DMT family transporter yields the protein MLPYVLLLTAAALWGTLGIFGKLAVQQGLTPLEVAFWRAVMAGSLYFLHSRFSQDPPLKSRDAWATVLFGLLGGSVFYGSYQLAVNTGGVSLASVLLYTAPAFVAIMARLFLKEAFGLRNALLVTLTIVGVALISLGGGSKVNVTAVSLGWGLLAGFTYALYYLYGKLFFNRYAPISLYALALPVGALGLLPFVDFHSKTPAAWGILICIGVVSTYFAYWAYSSALKRIPAVQASVIASLEPVIAALLAAVVFREFLSPLALVGAAVVLGAVLVTTLPAKK from the coding sequence ATGCTGCCATACGTGCTTCTTTTGACTGCTGCAGCCCTTTGGGGCACTCTGGGTATTTTCGGCAAACTGGCGGTCCAGCAGGGACTCACCCCTCTGGAGGTCGCTTTCTGGCGGGCAGTGATGGCCGGAAGCCTGTACTTTCTGCACAGCCGCTTTTCCCAGGACCCTCCCCTCAAATCCAGAGATGCCTGGGCCACTGTGCTGTTCGGATTGCTGGGAGGCAGTGTTTTCTACGGCTCATACCAGCTTGCTGTAAACACCGGAGGGGTCAGCCTGGCCAGTGTTCTGCTGTACACTGCGCCCGCCTTTGTGGCCATCATGGCCCGACTTTTTCTGAAAGAGGCCTTTGGGCTGCGCAATGCCCTGCTGGTCACCCTGACCATTGTGGGGGTCGCCCTGATCTCCCTCGGAGGCGGCAGCAAGGTGAACGTCACAGCCGTGAGCCTGGGCTGGGGCCTGCTCGCAGGATTCACCTATGCCCTGTACTACCTGTACGGCAAACTGTTTTTCAACAGGTACGCTCCGATCAGCCTGTATGCCCTGGCCCTTCCGGTGGGTGCTCTTGGACTCCTGCCCTTTGTGGACTTTCACAGCAAAACCCCGGCAGCCTGGGGCATCCTGATCTGCATCGGGGTGGTCAGCACCTACTTTGCTTACTGGGCCTACAGTTCTGCCCTGAAACGCATCCCAGCCGTGCAGGCTAGCGTGATTGCCAGCCTGGAACCGGTCATCGCTGCCCTGCTTGCTGCAGTGGTGTTCAGGGAATTTCTGTCTCCACTGGCCCTGGTGGGCGCAGCGGTGGTGCTTGGTGCAGTGCTGGTCACAACGCTGCCTGCGAAGAAATGA
- a CDS encoding glucodextranase DOMON-like domain-containing protein: MLISAVLATLLLNYPDPSGDVLGDGTYHLPENLSATDRNSLDLRSFVASDEDGKLSLDIGLGGLSNPLDAPLGFSTPILDIFIKTRVGGSTTLGDTGFETPPGQGWQYHLHLSGFNKEFYRVPRLTPEKLNPEDIKVSTSGTTIKVQTPIPAGQYEYWVTVSLFDPLTPAGLVTPVNDNNPYHLTSRLNNPPAPVDVLAQGDQSRSYIQRTLPPVGDLQDFRPWILLIMGTLGMVGVVISTIVLMNRRAKQDSKQNFEYKANLD, from the coding sequence GTGCTCATTTCTGCGGTCCTTGCAACCCTCCTACTGAATTACCCTGACCCGAGCGGGGACGTGTTGGGAGATGGCACCTACCATCTGCCTGAGAATTTAAGTGCCACCGATCGAAACAGCCTGGACCTGCGAAGTTTCGTGGCCAGCGATGAAGACGGCAAACTCAGCCTGGACATTGGTCTGGGGGGATTGTCGAATCCTTTGGATGCACCCCTGGGGTTTTCCACGCCCATTCTGGACATCTTCATCAAAACCCGGGTGGGGGGCAGCACCACACTGGGCGATACAGGTTTTGAAACCCCTCCAGGACAGGGATGGCAGTACCACCTGCACCTTTCGGGATTCAACAAGGAGTTTTACCGGGTGCCCAGACTGACCCCGGAGAAACTGAACCCGGAAGACATCAAAGTCAGCACCTCTGGCACCACCATCAAGGTGCAGACCCCCATTCCAGCAGGGCAATACGAATACTGGGTGACGGTCAGCCTGTTTGATCCCCTCACCCCCGCAGGTCTGGTGACCCCGGTGAACGACAACAATCCCTACCACCTCACCAGTCGCCTCAACAACCCGCCTGCACCTGTGGATGTGCTGGCCCAGGGAGACCAGAGCCGATCTTACATCCAGCGCACCCTCCCCCCTGTGGGCGACCTGCAGGATTTCCGACCCTGGATTCTGCTGATCATGGGAACACTGGGCATGGTGGGCGTGGTCATCTCCACCATTGTCCTGATGAACCGCAGAGCAAAACAGGACAGCAAGCAGAATTTCGAATACAAAGCCAACCTGGACTGA
- a CDS encoding gluconeogenesis factor YvcK family protein has protein sequence MNWHHEVRRISERSATAGRVAKWLTPGMNVKRYFVLLILSLSVLMVGFLHFVWTGPYRFIATKWILFLNSFTNPELMPLWAVGLIVTLLALTGAIWSVYKLNRTFLKATGLEPSQAADHMYSRNALARGPKIVALGGGTGLSNLLSGLKEYTSNITAVVAVTDDGGSSGKLRRDLQMIAPGDMTDCFAALSDSPVLARLLLHRFSRGEGIQGHTFGNLMLATLSEERGHFEGAAHDLNDILKVRGRVFPATHDPAVLVSELQNGELIVGESQLGELRKGRAIERVRLDPPEVRAPQEVIDALMDAELIVIGPGSLFTSLIPTVLVPEVRKAIQHSKAKLIYVTNIMSEPGETDDLSLQGHIDMLVRHMGRDPDVILVNDSPLQSDVLNRYQKEGARELSKDPLPEKWLGRVERAPLVAIGNGQHDPYLVSRAITEQLYAPRRRTLH, from the coding sequence ATGAATTGGCACCATGAGGTTCGTCGCATCAGCGAACGGTCCGCCACTGCAGGTCGGGTGGCCAAATGGTTGACTCCAGGCATGAACGTCAAGCGTTACTTTGTCCTGCTGATCCTCAGCCTGAGTGTTCTGATGGTGGGCTTCCTGCACTTCGTGTGGACAGGTCCCTATCGTTTCATTGCCACCAAATGGATTTTGTTCCTCAACAGCTTCACCAATCCTGAACTGATGCCCCTGTGGGCCGTGGGCCTGATCGTGACCCTGCTTGCCCTCACTGGAGCCATCTGGAGCGTCTACAAACTGAACCGCACCTTCCTGAAGGCCACAGGTCTCGAACCCTCGCAGGCCGCAGACCACATGTACTCCCGCAATGCCCTGGCCAGAGGCCCCAAAATTGTGGCCCTCGGAGGCGGAACGGGCCTCAGCAACCTGCTTTCCGGCCTCAAGGAATACACCAGCAACATCACTGCCGTGGTTGCCGTGACCGACGATGGAGGCAGCAGTGGCAAACTCCGCCGTGACCTCCAGATGATTGCGCCCGGAGACATGACCGACTGCTTTGCAGCCCTCTCAGATTCTCCTGTGCTGGCCCGCCTGCTGCTGCACCGTTTCAGCAGGGGAGAAGGCATCCAGGGGCACACCTTCGGGAACCTGATGCTGGCGACCCTCTCTGAGGAACGGGGCCACTTTGAAGGTGCTGCCCATGACCTCAACGACATCCTCAAAGTGCGCGGACGGGTCTTCCCCGCCACCCACGACCCTGCGGTTCTGGTCTCAGAGCTGCAGAATGGTGAATTGATTGTTGGAGAAAGCCAGCTGGGTGAACTGCGCAAAGGCCGCGCCATTGAACGTGTCCGGCTGGACCCACCTGAAGTGCGAGCCCCCCAGGAAGTCATTGACGCCCTGATGGACGCCGAACTGATCGTGATTGGCCCTGGAAGCCTCTTCACTTCCCTGATTCCCACCGTGCTGGTTCCAGAGGTGCGCAAGGCCATTCAGCACAGCAAGGCAAAACTCATTTACGTCACCAACATCATGTCCGAACCCGGTGAAACCGACGACCTCAGCCTGCAGGGACACATTGACATGCTGGTGCGCCACATGGGCAGAGACCCTGATGTGATTCTGGTCAACGACAGCCCATTGCAGAGCGATGTGTTAAACCGTTACCAGAAAGAGGGTGCGCGTGAACTCAGCAAGGACCCCCTTCCAGAGAAATGGCTGGGTCGGGTTGAACGGGCTCCACTGGTGGCCATCGGCAATGGACAGCACGACCCTTATCTGGTGTCCCGAGCCATCACAGAGCAGCTGTACGCACCCAGACGCAGGACCCTGCACTGA
- the rapZ gene encoding RNase adapter RapZ → MEVVIISGLSGSGKNTALKALEEAGFFVMDNLVPDLWDRMFDQALGHGIQKYAFTVDARMWAFLDNLENHLQHFMKRSNARVLFLEASEDVLLQRYNLTRRKHPLGERSLLMDFHREKEMLACLREAADLVVDTTELSEKQLARKVEQIFSIHSKFTLRLFSFGFKHGVPRDADLVLDVRGLPNPFYDPQLRPMTGLDEGVRKYVFTPEARAYYETLVHFLKSTLDLAEKAGRRAYTVAIGCTGGRHRSVTITETLMADLEAYNPQLKDHRDIQKGEY, encoded by the coding sequence ATGGAAGTGGTGATCATCTCTGGACTCTCGGGCTCGGGTAAAAACACGGCCCTCAAAGCCCTGGAGGAAGCCGGATTTTTCGTGATGGACAACCTGGTGCCCGACCTGTGGGACCGGATGTTCGATCAGGCCCTCGGACACGGCATTCAAAAATACGCATTCACCGTTGACGCCCGCATGTGGGCTTTTCTGGACAACCTCGAAAACCACCTGCAGCACTTTATGAAACGCTCCAATGCCCGGGTGCTGTTCCTGGAGGCTTCTGAAGATGTGCTTTTGCAGCGGTACAACCTGACCCGTCGCAAGCACCCGCTCGGGGAACGCTCCCTCCTGATGGACTTCCACCGAGAAAAGGAAATGCTGGCCTGCCTGCGTGAAGCAGCAGACCTGGTGGTGGACACCACCGAGCTGAGTGAAAAACAGCTGGCCCGCAAAGTGGAGCAGATCTTCAGCATTCACTCCAAATTCACCCTGCGCCTGTTTTCCTTTGGGTTCAAACACGGGGTCCCCAGAGATGCAGATCTGGTGCTGGATGTGCGAGGTCTTCCCAACCCCTTTTATGACCCCCAGTTGCGTCCCATGACGGGTCTGGATGAAGGGGTGCGCAAGTATGTGTTCACACCAGAGGCCCGGGCCTACTACGAGACACTGGTGCATTTTCTCAAGAGTACCCTGGACCTTGCTGAAAAGGCAGGCCGCAGGGCTTACACCGTTGCCATAGGTTGCACCGGAGGACGTCACCGCAGTGTGACCATCACAGAAACCCTGATGGCAGACCTTGAGGCATACAATCCGCAGCTGAAAGACCATCGGGACATCCAGAAAGGCGAATATTGA
- the dxs gene encoding 1-deoxy-D-xylulose-5-phosphate synthase, translating into MLDRINGPEDLKNLTREELSQVAQELRQEIIQVCAESGGHLASSLGAVELITALHHVFDSPRDRLLFDVGHQAYAHKILTGRRKQMPTIRKEGGLSGFTKVSESEHDAITVGHASTSLANALGMAFARDALGQNYNIVAVIGDGSLTGGMALAAINQIGYQQKRMLIILNDNEMSISENVGALNRYMRTLQIQRWFQDVEDAGKKALQAFSRPLAQMVSRAKDSARNFFDPASDNPFKAMNVRYVGPIDGHDLGQLVYVLSKIKDLEGPTMLHVVTKKGKGLEYAEKDPIKWHGAVPHDPKTGTAPASKGYSWSSAFGDAMIELAKEDPRLFVITPAMREGSGLVKYSQTHPHRYTDVGIAEDVAVTVGAGMALQGLKPVVAIYSTFLQRGFDQVLHDVAIENLPVIFAIDRGGMVGADGATHHGVFDIAYLRSIPNMSIALPKDTSEMRAMFRGALKHGGPVAIRYPRGNTDQVAEGTWPEMEWGSWEWLNPSEDVVILAGGKALEYARKAVKDLPGVGLVNARFVKPLDHNMLESIGRTARAIITVEDHQKMGGFGSAVLEFLAERGLTPKVRVLGIPDQFFDHAEVSSIHAQAGIDAQAIRTVLAELGVDVPIEI; encoded by the coding sequence TTGCTGGATCGCATCAATGGCCCCGAGGATCTGAAAAACCTCACCCGAGAAGAACTGTCCCAGGTGGCTCAGGAGCTGCGCCAGGAAATCATCCAGGTCTGTGCTGAATCAGGAGGTCACCTGGCTTCCAGTCTGGGGGCAGTGGAACTCATCACTGCGCTGCACCATGTCTTTGACAGCCCTCGTGATCGCCTGCTGTTCGATGTGGGACACCAGGCTTACGCCCACAAAATCCTGACCGGCAGACGCAAGCAGATGCCCACCATCCGCAAGGAGGGCGGCCTGTCTGGATTCACCAAAGTCAGTGAGTCCGAGCATGACGCCATCACCGTTGGGCACGCCAGCACCAGTCTCGCCAATGCCCTGGGCATGGCTTTTGCCAGAGATGCTCTGGGCCAGAATTACAACATTGTTGCTGTGATCGGAGATGGAAGCCTCACCGGTGGCATGGCGCTCGCTGCCATCAACCAGATCGGGTATCAGCAGAAACGCATGCTGATCATTCTCAACGACAATGAGATGAGCATCTCCGAGAACGTGGGGGCACTCAACCGCTACATGCGCACCCTGCAAATCCAGCGCTGGTTCCAGGACGTGGAGGATGCAGGCAAGAAGGCCCTGCAAGCTTTCAGTCGGCCCCTGGCCCAGATGGTGTCCCGTGCCAAGGACAGTGCCAGAAACTTCTTTGATCCGGCCTCAGACAATCCGTTCAAAGCCATGAATGTGCGTTATGTGGGTCCCATCGATGGGCACGATCTCGGTCAACTGGTGTATGTGCTCTCCAAGATCAAGGACCTGGAAGGTCCCACCATGCTGCATGTGGTCACCAAGAAGGGCAAGGGTCTGGAGTACGCCGAGAAGGACCCCATCAAGTGGCACGGGGCTGTTCCCCATGATCCCAAAACGGGAACTGCACCGGCCAGCAAGGGGTACAGCTGGTCCAGTGCTTTTGGCGACGCCATGATTGAACTGGCGAAAGAGGACCCCAGGCTTTTCGTGATCACCCCTGCCATGCGTGAGGGCTCTGGTCTGGTCAAATACAGCCAGACCCACCCGCACCGCTATACCGACGTGGGCATTGCAGAGGATGTCGCAGTGACCGTTGGTGCAGGGATGGCCTTGCAGGGCCTGAAACCCGTGGTTGCCATTTACAGCACCTTCCTGCAGCGGGGCTTCGATCAGGTCCTGCATGATGTGGCCATTGAGAACCTTCCGGTGATCTTCGCCATTGACCGTGGGGGCATGGTGGGTGCAGATGGAGCAACGCACCATGGGGTGTTTGACATCGCCTACCTGAGAAGCATCCCCAACATGTCCATCGCTTTACCAAAAGACACCAGTGAAATGCGGGCCATGTTCAGGGGAGCCCTCAAACATGGGGGCCCGGTGGCCATCCGTTACCCCAGAGGCAACACGGATCAGGTCGCAGAAGGCACCTGGCCTGAGATGGAGTGGGGAAGCTGGGAGTGGCTGAACCCCAGCGAAGACGTGGTGATCCTGGCTGGAGGCAAGGCCCTGGAATATGCCCGCAAGGCCGTCAAAGACCTGCCGGGTGTGGGCCTGGTCAATGCGCGCTTTGTGAAGCCCCTTGACCACAACATGCTGGAGTCCATTGGACGCACTGCACGGGCCATCATCACTGTGGAAGACCACCAGAAGATGGGGGGCTTCGGTTCTGCTGTTCTGGAATTCCTGGCCGAGCGTGGCCTGACCCCGAAAGTGCGGGTTCTGGGCATCCCAGACCAGTTCTTTGACCACGCGGAGGTCTCATCCATCCATGCGCAGGCCGGAATTGATGCCCAGGCCATCCGCACCGTGCTGGCTGAACTGGGTGTAGATGTTCCCATCGAGATCTGA
- the glgP gene encoding alpha-glucan family phosphorylase: protein MNTLTKVTVMPSLPKRIERLQDLAYNLYWSWTPRAQELYRDLNPEIWERYHNNPVRTLIEISQKDIQAVLKDPEFLERYDQVIREFDAYMKQKKTWYSKQKQKLSGKVAYFSAEFAYAESLPIYSGGLGVLAGDHCKSASDVGLPFVGVGLLYHQGYFTQLLDKDGWQQERYDEQNLSTLPIELARKDGRELRVHVDILGRDVQSRVWILQVGRIKVYLLDTNVPENSPEDRNLTARLYGGNQEMRIAQEMILGIGGVRALRALGENIAIWHMNEGHAAFLGLERVREYEQQLGISFREAVELAAASTLFTTHTPVPAGNDAFPMDLIDRYLGSWYSTLNVSREEFQELARHDQPWGPTFSMTVLALKLSRAANGVSALHGEVSRKMWNFLYPGAHHTEVPIGHVTNGAHTLTFLAQELRDLFDQYLAEDWKERVHEKEIWQDLDKIPDTEFNQALHDLKKKMAHFVRQRLKRQYLRHGASAARVASAEQVLDTHTLTIGFARRFATYKRATLLFRDIERLKRIVNDPERPVQFVFAGKAHPADNPGKEFIQQIYRYAQDPDLKGKIVIIENYDMEVARHLVQGVDVWLNNPRRPLEASGTSGMKASFNGSPNLSILDGWWVEGFDDKNTNGWAIGEEREYENLDVQDDADAYSLYDLLENQIVPLYYERDDSKMRHKWMNIARQAIKSVAPQFSMARQVIDYTKQYYQTLDARAQVISREDLKAVRHIAGWKNWVRQQWSRLHVEAFSELPEQAKPGDTVKVYVRVQTAGIDPNTLRVEGVIRRQSDDVRTFGILTLQSSHDGWAEYAGEVALPESGTFEVGARVIPYVSELSTPLELGLIRWA from the coding sequence ATGAACACCCTGACCAAAGTCACCGTGATGCCCAGTCTGCCCAAACGCATCGAGCGTCTGCAGGACCTGGCCTACAACCTTTACTGGTCCTGGACGCCCAGAGCACAGGAACTCTACCGTGATCTCAACCCCGAGATCTGGGAGCGTTACCACAACAACCCCGTGCGCACCCTCATTGAGATCAGCCAGAAAGACATCCAGGCTGTCCTCAAAGATCCTGAATTCTTAGAGCGTTACGACCAGGTCATCCGTGAATTTGATGCTTATATGAAGCAGAAGAAGACCTGGTACTCCAAACAGAAACAGAAACTGAGTGGCAAGGTCGCCTACTTCAGTGCAGAGTTCGCCTACGCAGAGAGCCTCCCCATCTACTCTGGTGGTCTGGGTGTGCTTGCCGGGGACCACTGCAAGAGTGCCTCCGATGTGGGTCTGCCTTTCGTGGGCGTGGGCCTGCTGTATCACCAGGGCTACTTCACCCAGCTGCTGGACAAAGACGGCTGGCAGCAGGAACGTTACGACGAGCAGAACCTCTCGACCCTTCCCATCGAACTGGCCCGCAAAGATGGCCGTGAACTGCGCGTTCATGTAGACATCCTGGGCAGAGACGTGCAATCCCGCGTGTGGATTCTGCAGGTGGGCCGCATCAAGGTGTACCTGCTGGACACCAACGTTCCCGAAAACTCCCCCGAAGACCGCAACCTGACCGCCCGTCTGTACGGCGGCAACCAGGAGATGCGCATCGCTCAGGAAATGATTCTGGGCATCGGCGGGGTGCGTGCCCTGCGTGCCCTCGGTGAGAACATCGCCATCTGGCACATGAACGAAGGTCACGCTGCCTTCCTGGGCCTCGAGCGAGTGCGTGAATACGAGCAGCAACTCGGAATCTCCTTCCGTGAAGCTGTGGAACTGGCCGCTGCCAGCACCCTCTTCACCACCCACACCCCTGTGCCTGCCGGAAACGACGCCTTCCCCATGGACCTGATTGACCGCTACCTGGGAAGCTGGTACAGCACCCTGAACGTCAGCCGTGAAGAGTTCCAGGAACTGGCCCGCCACGACCAGCCCTGGGGACCCACCTTCAGCATGACCGTGCTTGCCCTCAAGCTGTCCCGCGCAGCCAACGGCGTGTCTGCCCTGCACGGCGAAGTCTCCAGAAAAATGTGGAATTTCCTGTACCCTGGCGCACACCACACCGAAGTGCCCATCGGCCACGTCACCAACGGTGCGCACACCCTGACCTTCCTGGCTCAGGAACTGCGCGACCTGTTCGACCAGTACCTTGCAGAAGACTGGAAAGAACGCGTGCACGAAAAAGAAATCTGGCAGGACCTTGATAAAATTCCTGACACCGAATTCAACCAGGCCCTGCACGACCTGAAGAAGAAAATGGCCCACTTTGTGCGCCAGCGCCTGAAGCGCCAGTACCTGCGTCACGGGGCCAGTGCAGCCCGGGTGGCCAGTGCCGAGCAGGTGCTCGACACCCACACCCTGACCATCGGCTTTGCCCGCCGTTTTGCCACCTACAAGCGTGCCACCCTGCTGTTCCGCGACATTGAGCGCCTCAAGCGCATCGTGAACGACCCCGAGCGCCCTGTGCAGTTCGTGTTCGCAGGTAAAGCCCACCCTGCCGACAACCCCGGCAAGGAGTTCATCCAGCAGATCTACCGTTACGCCCAGGACCCCGACCTCAAGGGCAAGATCGTGATCATCGAGAACTACGACATGGAAGTGGCCCGTCACCTGGTGCAAGGTGTGGATGTGTGGCTGAACAACCCCCGTCGCCCCCTGGAAGCTTCCGGAACCTCCGGCATGAAGGCCTCCTTCAACGGCAGCCCCAACCTTTCCATTCTGGACGGCTGGTGGGTGGAAGGCTTCGACGACAAGAACACCAACGGCTGGGCCATCGGTGAGGAGCGCGAGTACGAAAACCTCGACGTTCAGGACGATGCGGACGCCTACAGCCTGTATGACCTGCTGGAAAACCAGATCGTGCCCCTGTACTACGAGCGTGACGACTCCAAGATGCGCCACAAGTGGATGAACATTGCCCGTCAGGCCATCAAGTCCGTGGCACCTCAATTCAGCATGGCCCGTCAGGTGATCGATTACACCAAACAGTACTACCAGACCCTCGATGCCCGTGCCCAGGTGATTTCCCGCGAAGACCTGAAAGCCGTACGCCACATCGCTGGCTGGAAGAACTGGGTGCGCCAGCAGTGGAGCAGGCTGCATGTGGAAGCCTTCAGTGAGCTCCCCGAGCAGGCCAAACCCGGGGACACTGTGAAGGTCTACGTGCGGGTGCAGACTGCAGGCATTGACCCCAACACCCTGCGTGTGGAAGGTGTCATCCGCCGCCAGAGCGATGATGTTCGCACCTTTGGCATCCTCACCCTGCAAAGCAGCCACGATGGCTGGGCCGAATACGCTGGCGAAGTGGCCCTCCCCGAGAGCGGCACCTTCGAAGTGGGCGCACGGGTGATCCCCTACGTCTCTGAACTCAGCACACCACTGGAACTCGGCCTGATTCGCTGGGCCTGA